One window from the genome of Sphingobacteriales bacterium encodes:
- a CDS encoding T9SS type A sorting domain-containing protein: MKKLVFVFISVISSFSVLAQTHGTVIPMDSIQYVDTITLNSGKTDPVHFKYGDTVTIEGIVTFNPIYYGQSTNRKATWLQDTIFKPFGAMNVFIEPAMTGYSGNLGQLNNEVKFYENFLPGYRVKCTGILADYTENTQLNLIPIESEIIDIPSSIDTSLVVKPIELTIDNFMKNDGSGGQLIMRRTGEQYEGYFVQFNNVTVVDVSASGSRYYWSVQDSAGNKIQIRDNSGYFRNDHKEDAAWVKNYVFTPPTIGTQLSYIRGIIVQSSSSLGNVYMISPCLPTDIKVAAAAPFIDTKNKYPAVPTSAQSVKIRARIKDNDGFIQSAKLYYSVGFGNKNFTSVNMTKDGATDFFEGIIPPAPNGEYVNYWIRAIDNNGLITNSPDTLATGSVYRVLDNGIKSISDIQETPLLSGSSVFNGDTITNCTIGGVVTATLQHFPFIAIQDGTKPYSAIFIKASAGDGLADLKQGDSIVIKNCKVIEDFNITYLTNCGNNNFELISRNNPLPSPVKLLYPDSVALKNPKYGEPYECMLLQFDNVYVVSLNPDAPGGNFGEWSFSNDSNSTTGLRVDDLSSFIESNFNTDSLTLGQKLDYLKGLLYYSFGNWKMLPRTKFDIAGYYSDTVTHSLPYCPANNFIHIYPNPTSDMAIIEGNSSSPDNISCTVYDINGRVQYSLTTCIEGDFRISLPVNTLTSGCYFVKISGNSIDNQIFRLIKF; encoded by the coding sequence ATGAAAAAATTAGTATTTGTCTTTATTTCAGTCATTTCATCTTTTTCTGTCCTGGCACAGACACACGGGACTGTCATCCCGATGGATAGTATCCAATATGTAGATACAATTACCTTAAATTCAGGGAAAACAGATCCGGTTCATTTTAAATACGGAGACACTGTTACCATCGAAGGGATTGTTACCTTCAACCCCATTTATTACGGACAAAGCACCAACCGTAAGGCAACCTGGCTTCAGGATACCATCTTCAAACCTTTCGGGGCCATGAATGTCTTTATTGAACCTGCTATGACGGGTTATTCCGGAAATCTCGGACAATTGAATAATGAGGTTAAATTTTATGAGAATTTTTTACCCGGATACCGTGTCAAATGTACCGGTATTCTGGCAGACTATACCGAAAATACACAGCTTAACCTGATACCTATTGAAAGTGAAATTATTGATATTCCTTCAAGTATAGATACTTCGCTGGTGGTAAAACCCATTGAACTGACCATTGACAATTTTATGAAAAATGATGGCTCAGGCGGCCAGCTGATCATGAGAAGGACAGGAGAACAATACGAAGGCTACTTCGTACAATTCAACAATGTTACCGTTGTTGACGTTTCTGCTTCGGGAAGCCGCTATTACTGGTCGGTCCAGGATTCGGCAGGTAACAAGATTCAGATAAGGGATAATTCAGGTTATTTCCGCAACGATCACAAAGAAGATGCTGCATGGGTAAAAAACTACGTGTTTACACCACCTACCATCGGCACCCAGCTGAGCTACATCAGGGGGATCATTGTACAAAGTTCTTCTTCGCTTGGCAATGTTTACATGATTTCACCCTGCCTGCCTACTGATATAAAGGTTGCAGCCGCAGCTCCTTTCATTGATACGAAAAACAAATATCCTGCTGTGCCTACATCCGCTCAGAGTGTAAAAATCAGGGCAAGAATCAAAGATAATGATGGGTTTATTCAATCAGCCAAGCTCTACTACTCTGTCGGATTTGGTAACAAAAACTTTACATCTGTCAATATGACAAAAGATGGAGCCACCGATTTTTTTGAAGGAATTATTCCACCGGCTCCAAATGGTGAATATGTAAATTACTGGATCAGAGCCATCGACAACAATGGGTTGATAACCAATTCACCTGACACACTTGCCACCGGATCGGTTTACCGTGTTCTTGACAATGGCATTAAATCCATCTCAGACATTCAGGAAACACCGCTCTTAAGTGGCAGCTCAGTCTTTAACGGAGATACTATTACCAATTGCACTATTGGCGGTGTGGTTACAGCCACCTTGCAGCATTTTCCATTTATCGCCATTCAGGATGGGACAAAACCATATTCGGCAATTTTTATTAAAGCCTCAGCCGGAGACGGATTAGCCGATCTAAAACAGGGAGATTCCATTGTTATCAAAAACTGCAAGGTGATTGAAGATTTTAATATAACCTACCTGACTAATTGCGGGAATAATAACTTTGAATTGATTTCGAGGAACAATCCACTTCCCTCACCAGTAAAGCTGCTTTATCCTGACAGCGTAGCCCTGAAAAATCCAAAATACGGAGAGCCTTATGAATGTATGCTTTTACAGTTTGATAATGTGTATGTCGTCAGTTTAAATCCCGATGCCCCAGGTGGAAACTTTGGTGAATGGTCATTTTCTAATGATTCCAATTCAACAACAGGACTCAGAGTCGATGACCTTTCATCCTTCATTGAATCAAATTTCAATACTGATTCTCTGACATTAGGTCAAAAACTTGATTACCTGAAAGGGCTTTTGTATTATAGTTTCGGCAACTGGAAAATGCTTCCGAGAACCAAATTTGACATTGCAGGATACTACTCTGATACTGTAACACACAGCCTTCCTTATTGCCCGGCAAACAACTTCATACATATTTATCCTAATCCCACCTCTGATATGGCTATTATCGAAGGTAACTCTTCGAGTCCTGACAATATTTCATGTACAGTATATGATATTAATGGAAGAGTTCAGTATTCTTTAACGACCTGCATTGAAGGAGATTTCAGGATTAGTTTGCCTGTCAATACACTAACATCAGGATGTTATTTCGTGAAGATTTCAGGGAATTCTATTGACAATCAGATATTTAGGTTAATAAAATTTTAA
- a CDS encoding ATP-dependent Clp protease ATP-binding subunit translates to MNARFSQRVQDVIQYSREEALRLGHSSIGPEHLLLGIIREGIGKAITVFNNLNVDPSKVRKTIEDIIRVDKTPKFDPNANLPLTRQTENILKLTYAEARSLRSDIIDTEHLLLSILKDEDNVASQVMRKFSLTYDVVLDEIKSEFYSQADSPFDPEEDDEFEPERKKKSDPEKSKNPGGTRSKTPVLDNFGRDLTKLAEDGKLDPIVGRETEIERVSQILSRRKKNNPVLIGEPGVGKSAIVEGLALRIVQKKVSRVLFNKRIVALDLAALVAGTKYRGQFEERMKAVLNELENNNDVIIFIDELHTIIGAGGASGSLDASNMFKPALARGELQCIGATTLDEYRQHIEKDGALERRFQIVMVNPPTPEETLNILQNIKDRYEDHHNVFYTPEAVKACVNLSHRYINDRHLPDKAIDLMDESGARVHITNIHVPADILDLEEQIEKAKQAKNIAVKSQKFEEAAYYRDQEKKLIGLLEIQKNKWEEESKKHRYTVTEEHVSEVVAMMTGIPVKRIQRNEGIRLLNMANELKEKIIGQDEAIQKLTKAIQRTRSGLKNPNRPIGSFIFLGPTGVGKTELGKVLARYLFDSDDSLIRIDMSEYMEKFNVSRLVGSPPGYVGYEEGGQLTEKVRRKPYSVVLFDEIEKAHPDVNNILLQILDEGFIYDSLGRKIDFRNTIIIITSNLGTRAVKEFGTGVGFAVTENPDEQAKSLIEKELKRYFTPEFLNRIDEIIIFNSLTKENIKQIINNPLAELKKRIKEVGYNLEIEESAINFLVEKGYDPKFGARPLNRAIQKYLEDKIAEELLKPELIENETFIVYHEEGKDELDVKLKSIADLTEKAK, encoded by the coding sequence ATGAATGCCCGTTTTTCACAGCGAGTACAAGATGTAATTCAATACAGCAGAGAAGAAGCCCTGCGCTTAGGACATAGTTCTATCGGCCCCGAACATCTCCTCCTCGGTATTATCCGGGAAGGTATCGGAAAAGCCATTACCGTTTTTAATAATCTGAATGTTGACCCTTCAAAAGTCAGAAAAACAATTGAAGACATTATCCGTGTTGATAAAACACCCAAATTCGATCCGAATGCCAATCTGCCTTTGACGCGGCAGACTGAAAATATTTTAAAACTTACCTACGCTGAAGCACGCTCACTGCGTAGTGATATCATTGATACAGAGCATCTTCTGCTTTCCATTTTAAAAGATGAAGACAATGTTGCTTCGCAGGTAATGAGAAAGTTTTCCCTGACCTATGATGTGGTACTGGATGAAATTAAATCAGAATTTTACAGTCAGGCTGATTCACCTTTCGATCCTGAAGAAGATGATGAATTTGAACCTGAAAGAAAGAAGAAAAGCGATCCGGAAAAGTCAAAAAACCCGGGAGGAACACGTTCAAAAACTCCGGTTCTGGATAATTTTGGAAGAGATTTGACAAAACTGGCAGAAGATGGCAAGTTAGATCCCATCGTAGGAAGAGAAACCGAAATAGAGCGTGTATCTCAGATTCTGAGCCGAAGAAAAAAGAATAATCCGGTGTTAATCGGAGAACCGGGCGTTGGGAAATCGGCCATTGTTGAAGGCCTTGCCTTACGTATTGTTCAGAAAAAAGTTTCAAGGGTTTTATTCAATAAAAGAATTGTTGCCCTCGACCTGGCTGCTCTGGTAGCCGGTACAAAATACCGCGGACAATTCGAGGAAAGAATGAAAGCCGTTCTAAATGAACTTGAGAACAACAATGACGTCATCATTTTCATAGATGAGTTGCATACCATCATAGGAGCAGGCGGAGCATCCGGTTCTCTGGATGCTTCCAATATGTTTAAACCGGCATTGGCACGTGGAGAACTGCAATGCATTGGTGCCACTACACTGGATGAATACCGTCAACATATTGAAAAAGACGGTGCTTTGGAACGAAGGTTTCAGATCGTCATGGTGAATCCACCCACACCGGAAGAAACCCTGAATATCCTCCAGAATATAAAAGACCGCTATGAAGATCATCACAATGTGTTTTACACGCCCGAAGCTGTCAAAGCCTGTGTAAATCTCAGCCATCGCTATATAAACGACCGCCATCTCCCCGATAAAGCCATCGACCTTATGGATGAGTCAGGAGCAAGGGTTCATATTACCAACATTCATGTGCCAGCCGATATTCTCGACCTTGAGGAGCAAATTGAAAAAGCCAAACAGGCTAAAAATATTGCCGTAAAAAGTCAAAAATTTGAAGAGGCTGCCTATTATCGTGATCAGGAAAAGAAACTGATCGGATTGCTTGAAATTCAGAAAAATAAGTGGGAAGAAGAAAGCAAAAAACACCGCTATACCGTAACAGAAGAGCATGTCAGTGAAGTGGTTGCCATGATGACAGGCATTCCGGTCAAACGAATTCAGCGAAACGAAGGTATCCGTCTTCTTAACATGGCAAACGAACTTAAGGAAAAAATAATCGGTCAGGATGAAGCTATTCAGAAGCTGACCAAAGCCATACAGCGTACACGTTCCGGACTGAAAAATCCCAACCGTCCTATCGGCTCCTTTATCTTCCTCGGACCGACAGGAGTTGGGAAAACAGAACTTGGAAAAGTACTTGCCCGTTACCTTTTTGATTCCGATGATTCGCTAATCAGGATTGATATGAGCGAATACATGGAAAAATTTAATGTCAGCCGTCTGGTAGGCTCTCCTCCGGGCTACGTTGGATATGAAGAAGGCGGCCAGCTGACCGAAAAAGTCAGACGTAAACCTTATTCAGTAGTTCTTTTTGATGAAATTGAAAAAGCACACCCTGATGTCAACAACATCCTCCTGCAGATACTCGATGAAGGATTCATTTACGACAGTCTGGGCAGAAAAATAGATTTCCGTAACACCATCATTATCATCACCTCCAATTTAGGGACAAGGGCTGTTAAGGAATTCGGTACGGGAGTAGGTTTTGCAGTCACCGAAAACCCTGACGAACAAGCCAAGAGCCTGATTGAGAAAGAGTTAAAGCGTTATTTCACGCCTGAATTTCTGAACAGAATTGATGAAATTATCATTTTCAACTCGCTGACAAAAGAAAATATCAAGCAAATCATCAATAATCCTTTGGCAGAGCTAAAAAAGAGAATTAAAGAAGTAGGCTATAACCTCGAAATTGAGGAATCAGCCATTAATTTTCTGGTGGAAAAAGGATACGACCCGAAATTTGGTGCACGTCCCCTCAACAGGGCTATCCAAAAATACCTGGAAGATAAAATAGCTGAGGAACTGCTGAAGCCAGAACTTATTGAAAATGAAACATTTATTGTTTACCACGAAGAAGGGAAAGATGAGCTTGATGTCAAACTGAAATCAATTGCTGATTTAACAGAAAAGGCTAAATAA
- a CDS encoding SDR family oxidoreductase, whose amino-acid sequence MSFNLLEGKKGIILGALNESSLAWHVAEKVANEGGKFVLSNSPLAIRFGNLKQLAEKLNAPVIPADVTLLEDLENLVEEAMRYAGGKLDFVLHSVGMSRNVVKKRPYVDLDYQDFLETIDISALSLHKLMQVLYKQDALNEYASVVTLSYIGAQRVFTTYSDMSQAKAMLESIVRSFGYHYGIAKKVRINAVSQSPTKTTAGKGIKGFDSFYHFADKMSPLGNASPEDCARYIVTLFSDYTKMVTMQTLFHDGGFSMTGISNEVLQHYKPDYSSSEE is encoded by the coding sequence ATGAGTTTTAACCTTTTAGAGGGGAAAAAAGGGATTATACTGGGCGCATTAAATGAATCATCTCTTGCCTGGCACGTAGCAGAAAAAGTTGCAAATGAAGGTGGAAAGTTTGTTTTAAGCAACAGCCCTCTTGCTATCAGATTCGGGAATCTGAAACAACTTGCTGAAAAACTGAATGCCCCCGTTATACCTGCAGATGTGACCCTTTTGGAAGACCTTGAAAATCTGGTCGAAGAAGCAATGAGATATGCAGGGGGAAAACTTGATTTTGTGCTTCATTCAGTAGGGATGTCGAGAAATGTGGTCAAAAAGAGACCTTATGTCGATCTGGATTACCAGGATTTTCTTGAAACGATTGATATTTCAGCACTTTCGCTGCATAAGCTGATGCAGGTGTTGTACAAACAGGATGCGCTGAATGAATATGCTTCTGTGGTTACATTGAGCTATATCGGAGCACAACGTGTCTTCACCACTTACAGCGATATGTCGCAGGCCAAAGCCATGCTCGAATCCATTGTCAGAAGTTTCGGCTACCATTACGGAATAGCCAAAAAGGTCAGAATAAATGCCGTATCACAGTCACCTACAAAAACTACTGCGGGAAAAGGGATAAAGGGCTTTGATTCCTTTTATCATTTTGCCGATAAGATGTCACCCCTTGGAAATGCAAGTCCTGAAGATTGTGCCAGATATATTGTAACTTTATTTTCCGATTATACCAAAATGGTTACTATGCAAACACTCTTTCATGACGGAGGTTTCAGTATGACCGGAATCAGCAATGAAGTGTTGCAGCACTATAAGCCGGATTACAGTTCAAGTGAGGAATGA
- a CDS encoding DUF4835 family protein, with protein MNLRITGCVLLLFAVIIQANAQELNANVTVVSSQIQSTDKHIFDNMREGINEFLRNTTWTTYKFQPVEKIECNFYITIDEVLGVDKFKGKLQIQSVRPIYNSSYNSPLINIQDQDFTFEYIEFQKIEFLEGSFSSNLASVLAYYVYIILGLDFDSYSRYGGNDYFKKAQQIVNSAQGKAYSGWEAFTTKKSNRYWLVNQLLDNTYSPIRDAYYDYHRLGLDKMTTEPEAARNKIFECLDKLKKIHREEPNSFVLQIFLQTKRDEIINIFSEATQTEKENLITLMKEIDAAKASDYSEKLK; from the coding sequence ATGAATTTAAGAATAACAGGTTGTGTTTTACTGCTGTTTGCTGTAATTATTCAGGCAAATGCACAGGAATTAAATGCCAATGTAACAGTGGTTTCATCTCAGATTCAGTCAACTGATAAGCATATTTTTGACAATATGCGTGAAGGTATCAATGAGTTTTTAAGAAATACAACATGGACAACTTATAAATTTCAGCCTGTCGAAAAAATAGAATGTAATTTTTACATTACCATTGATGAAGTACTTGGAGTGGATAAATTCAAAGGGAAGCTGCAGATTCAAAGTGTCAGGCCTATTTACAATTCTTCCTATAACTCTCCGCTGATAAATATTCAGGATCAGGATTTTACGTTTGAATACATTGAATTTCAGAAGATTGAATTTTTAGAAGGTAGTTTTTCATCAAATCTTGCCTCTGTTTTAGCCTATTATGTTTACATCATACTGGGACTGGATTTTGATTCATATTCAAGATATGGCGGAAACGATTACTTTAAAAAAGCCCAGCAGATAGTTAACAGCGCCCAGGGGAAAGCTTATAGCGGATGGGAAGCCTTTACAACCAAAAAATCAAATCGCTATTGGCTTGTCAATCAATTGCTTGACAATACCTATTCACCTATAAGGGATGCATATTATGATTATCATCGTTTAGGACTCGATAAAATGACCACCGAACCTGAAGCGGCAAGAAACAAAATTTTTGAGTGTCTCGATAAGCTGAAGAAAATACACAGGGAAGAGCCGAATTCATTTGTATTGCAGATATTTCTTCAAACAAAAAGGGATGAAATCATTAACATTTTTTCAGAAGCTACACAAACGGAAAAAGAAAATCTGATAACCCTGATGAAAGAAATAGATGCTGCAAAAGCCAGTGATTATTCAGAAAAACTTAAATAA
- the recN gene encoding DNA repair protein RecN — translation MLLRLVIKNYALINELDIEFDEGFNVITGETGTGKSILLGALGLILGNRVDYSILFKRDQKCIIEGTFRLTSENKQFFDRNDIDFENETIIRREISPTGKSRAFINDTPVNLDILQEFAESQIDIHTQHQTLQINNPLFQLAVLDSVAGNIELRKHYTGLFNQYKSKQKDLERLRAEEIQASKEYDYLIYQLNEIKALKPDPENDLLLQEELNMLENADKIRNNIAFCLNKIEDSELGIMAGILEVRKNLSEISVFNTSFESLLKRLESNYLEMKDIHQELINLHQKTDSDPERLQLITQRIDSLNHLLNKHHLTDIIQLIGLEKELEEKVNGFESLAEKIERLSAEIKNIEKDLQSAALELSKSREKVIPALKEKLLDLLGKVGMQKASINISLQRKEIADFNESGPDQIQLLFSSNPGVPMQLISKAASGGELSRIMLCIKSIMAGSSLLSTLIFDEIDQGVSGETAFQVAGLIKEIAKKRQVICITHLPQIASAGQKHFLVEKNQESKFTLTTVKLLDYQGRVNEIAKMIGGNNPPDSAIESAKLLLKKN, via the coding sequence ATGCTCCTCCGTCTGGTCATAAAAAACTATGCACTTATTAATGAACTGGACATTGAGTTTGATGAAGGTTTTAATGTTATCACTGGTGAAACCGGGACAGGAAAGTCTATTTTACTTGGTGCGCTTGGCCTGATACTCGGTAACCGGGTCGATTATTCCATTTTATTTAAACGTGATCAGAAATGCATCATTGAAGGCACTTTCAGGCTTACATCGGAAAATAAACAGTTTTTTGACAGAAATGATATCGACTTTGAAAATGAAACAATTATCAGGCGTGAAATAAGTCCGACAGGAAAATCCCGGGCATTTATTAATGATACCCCTGTCAATCTCGACATTCTTCAGGAATTTGCTGAAAGTCAGATTGATATACATACCCAGCACCAGACCCTGCAAATCAATAATCCTTTGTTTCAGCTTGCTGTTCTGGACTCGGTGGCAGGCAATATTGAGCTTAGGAAACATTATACCGGCCTGTTTAATCAATACAAATCAAAACAGAAGGATTTGGAAAGATTAAGGGCAGAAGAAATACAGGCATCTAAAGAATATGACTATCTGATTTATCAGCTGAATGAAATAAAGGCACTTAAGCCTGACCCTGAGAACGATCTTTTATTGCAGGAAGAGTTGAATATGCTTGAAAATGCTGATAAAATCAGGAATAATATAGCGTTTTGCCTGAATAAAATTGAAGATAGTGAGCTAGGGATAATGGCAGGCATCCTTGAAGTCAGGAAGAATCTGAGCGAAATTTCAGTCTTTAACACTTCTTTCGAATCACTGTTAAAGAGGCTTGAAAGCAATTACCTCGAAATGAAAGACATTCATCAGGAACTTATCAACTTACATCAGAAGACTGACTCAGATCCTGAACGGCTTCAGCTGATTACCCAACGTATCGACAGCCTCAATCATTTATTAAATAAACATCATCTGACTGATATAATTCAGTTGATCGGGCTGGAAAAAGAACTGGAAGAAAAAGTAAATGGGTTTGAATCGCTGGCAGAAAAGATTGAACGCTTGTCGGCTGAAATTAAAAATATTGAGAAGGATTTGCAGTCTGCGGCTTTGGAATTAAGTAAATCGCGTGAAAAAGTTATCCCGGCATTAAAAGAAAAATTACTTGATTTGCTTGGAAAGGTCGGAATGCAAAAAGCCAGTATCAACATTTCACTTCAACGAAAAGAAATTGCAGATTTCAATGAAAGTGGTCCCGATCAGATTCAGCTATTGTTCAGCTCCAATCCGGGTGTTCCCATGCAGTTGATTTCAAAAGCGGCTTCCGGTGGTGAGTTGTCCCGTATTATGTTGTGTATCAAATCAATTATGGCAGGTTCATCCCTGTTGTCAACCCTGATTTTTGATGAAATAGATCAGGGGGTATCGGGAGAAACTGCATTTCAGGTTGCCGGGTTAATCAAAGAAATAGCAAAGAAAAGACAGGTAATATGTATCACCCATTTACCTCAGATTGCTTCTGCCGGGCAAAAACATTTTCTTGTTGAAAAAAATCAGGAAAGTAAATTCACTTTAACTACGGTAAAATTGCTTGATTATCAGGGAAGAGTAAATGAAATTGCGAAAATGATTGGCGGAAATAACCCTCCTGATTCAGCTATTGAAAGTGCAAAGTTGTTGCTTAAGAAAAATTAA